Sequence from the Balneolaceae bacterium genome:
CGCAGCAGCAGCGGCAGATCCGCGAGCAGCTGCAGCAGCTGCAGCAGAGCGGCGTGCTGGAGCCCGGCGACGAGGTGCTCAGCGAGATGGAACGCCTGTCCGAACAGATGGAGCAGAGCATCAACGACATGCGCGGGGGACAGACCGACGCCAACGTGTCCCAGCGCCAGCAGAACATTTTATCGCGCATGCTCAACGCACAGCAGGCCGTGCAGGAGCGCGGGAAGAAAGAAGAGCGCGAAGGAAGCACCGCCCAAGAGGCCCCGCGCGCCACGCCCCCGGACGTCACTCTGGAGGAACTTCAGAAACGCATCCGCTCCATGCTCAACGATCCGCAGCGCACCCGCTTTAAGCAGGACTACCAGCAGCTCATCCAGCGCTACTTCGAGCTCTTGAAAGAAATCGAAGACAACTGATGCCAAACCAGCTGTTAAATTTCGGGCCGTACAGGAAGCACCATGTATACCCCCCACAGGGCGATTTTTTCGTACCTGATATTTGTGAATTTATCACAAATCCCGAAACGTCAACCGGCTCCTGGATACACGCATGGCCCATGGGCCATTTAGCTTTTGTGAAAAAATCACATATATACGACCTCAAAATTTAGCCCAAATGGGGGAACCGGAACCCCCGACTATTAGACTTTAAAGCATGATCTGGCAAAACATCCATTACCTCTGGTTTCTACTGCTCATTCCCGCCCTGGCGGCCGGTATCTGGTGGTACCGCCGTAAGCTGCACAAAAAGCGCGAGCAGTACTTCGAAGACAGCCTCTTTGAAAAACTGCGCCGCGGCTACTGGGATACCGGCGAGACCATACAGTCCGCCAGCCTCTACCTGGGACTGCTCTTCCTGGCTATCGCCCTCGCCGGGCCCAAAATAGGCACCGAGGTGCGCGAGGTGCAGCGACAGGGCGTGGATCTTCTGGTGGCGCTGGACCTGTCAGCCTCCATGAACGCCGAGGACATCAGGCCCAGCCGCCTGGACAAGGCCAAGTACGAAATTTCCCGGCTGGTCGACCGGCTGGAGGGCGACCGGGTGGGCCTGGTGGTCTTTACCGGCGACGCCTACCTGCAGTCTCCCATGACCTTGGACTACTCCGCCATGCGTCTCTTCCTGGACATCGTAGATTCCGACCAGATGCCCTCCACTTCCACCGACTTCAGCGCGGCCATGGAAACCGCCCGCCAGGCCTTTGAATCCATTGACGAGGAGAGCGGCTCCACCGAGGCCGCGAAGGTGATGCTCATCTTGTCCGACGGGGAGAACCACGGAGAGGGCTACAGCCAGGAACTGGAGGCCCTTACCTCCATGGGCGTCTCCATCTACACCGTGGGCATCGGCACCACGGCCGGCGCCAACATCCCCCTCTACGATGCGAGCGGCTCGCTAATCGGCAACAAACGCGACGCACAGGGACAGGTGGTCACCACGCGCCTGGAGCCCCAGGTACTGCGTGACATCGCCGGGCAGGGCGACGGGGAGTACTACGCCATCGAGACCGGCGGGGAGAGCATTGACGGCTTCCTGGGGAGGCTGGATGAGCTGCAGCAGGGCGAATTCGCCAGCCAGGAATACGCCGACTACAAGAACCAGTACCAGTGGCTGGCGGGCATAGGATTGGCCTTCCTGGTGGTGTCAATGGGCGTCAGCAACTACCGCAAGCGATAAACTCCCGACCTGGACTGAATTTCCCCATCCTGTTTACATATTCAGCAGCAGGCTGAAGCGCATGGTGTTGGCCAGCGGGTGCTCTTCCTCGAGGGTGTGGATGTAGCTGAAGTCCACGCCGAAGAATTTATAGCGCAGGCCTGCACCCAGCGTGAAAAACTGCCGGTCGCCGTTGTTGGGATCCTCGTAGTAGTAGCCCCCGCGCACGGCAAACAGCTCGTTATACCAGTACTCAAGGCCCGCCGCGTACATGAACTGCTGGAAGGTGTTCAGTGTGGCCGTGCCCTGTCCGGTTTCGCGGGTGTAGGGGCCCCAGGAGCTTACCAGCGATTCGAACATGCCGTGGGGCTCGCCGCCGTCGTCCACGCGGGCCAGCACCTTGGAGATGTCGTTGGACAGGGTGAGGGTGTTGATACCCTCAGGGTCAAGCTCGGTGGTCAGCGCCCAGCCGATACGGAAGGTGGTGGGCAGCGGGTCCTTTTCAGCATTTTCGGTGTAGTTGATGCCCGGACCCACATTGGAGAGATTCAGTCCCAAGTTGACGTTGGCCTCGTTGCCGAAGAATGCGAAGGCCGGCGACCGGTACATGGTCGCAAGATCCACGCCGATGCTGGACCCGGGATCCACCTGCTGGGAATTGACGGTGGTGCCGCTGGCCAGGCTGCTGTAGATAAAGCGCACGCCCGTGCCCAGTGACCAGTTGGCGTTCAGCTGGGTGCCCACCGACACGCCCCCGGAAAATTCATAGCTGTTGAAGCGGCCGAGATTGTTGCCCCCGGCGTCGGTGTTGATCTGCTCGCCCAGGTTAAGGTAGGTAATGTGCGCGCCCAGGGTAGTGGAGCCGCCCAGGTAGGTCTTGCCCACCAGGTAGTCGTAAAAGAGGTCGGCATTGAACTTGGGCAGCCACTCCGAGTGGGTGATGCTCACCTGGCTTCCGCGCTGGAAGCCCAGTCCGGCGGGATTCCAGAAGACCGCCGAGGCGTTGTCGGCGATGGCCACGCCGGTGTTGCCCATGCCTGCCGCCCGGGAGTCGGGCTCAATCTGCAGAAAGGGAACGGAGGTAATGCCCACCTGGGCCATCGAACCCGTCGGAACTGCCGCAATGAGCAGTGCAACCGTGGCAAGAAGGCGTGTCGTTTTTTTCAGGTAAATCATATGCTTACGCTCTGATTCAATATTCGTTTGGAATGCTGCGGGGTGGGGTATTCCCTCCGGTTCAGCCTCCTCCCACCTTAGTCACCTGCCCGGTATCCATCTGTCCCCGCCTGGGACAGATGTAGCGGTAGATGTAAACCCCGCTTGAGAGGTGGCTGCCGTTTACGGAAACTTCATGTACACCGGCCGAGACCTCCCGGTCCAGCGGTGTCGCCACACGCTGTCCCAGAATATCCCAGAGACGCAGGCGCACATTTCCATCGTCCGGCACGGAGAGCTTGAAGGTTATCTGCCCGGAAAAGGGGTTGGGATACAGATTCTGCACCTCGCATGTGAAAAGGTCTCCCGCCTGAAAGATTACCTCGGCCTGGTCGTCAATATCCTCCCCGTCGGCGGTGGCAGTCAGCACAGCGGTTTCGGCAGTCTGCTCAGAGGTGAGGGTGGCCGTGTAGGAGCCGTCCTCTTGGTCCGTCACTTCGCCAAGACTGCCGAGGGTCGTGGATATGATCACATCGGCGGCCCCGGCAGGCAAGCGGTTGCCCGCGGCGTCCCGGAGCACAACGGTCACCTCGGAAGTAGCCTCCCCGTCCGCAGGAATGGCGTTGGGATCGGCCGTGATGGTCGATTCCTCAATCGAGACACCCCCGGCATTGAACTGCACCGTGGCTTTGTCGTCGATGCCGCCGCCGTTGAGACGGCCTGTAATTACCGCCTCCACGATCCGGGTGGAGGACGTCAGCGTAGCGGTATAGGTACCGTCACCGTGATCGGTCACTTTGCCGAGGGTGCCCTCGGTGGTGGATAGCGTGACTTCGCCACCACTCGAGGTTATTCGCTCGCCGTTCGCATCAAAGAGGGTCACCGTAAGGGTGGAGGTGCTCTCACCATCGGCGCTGATGGCATTGGGATCGGCCTCAATGGTCGTATGATCATCCGACGGAGGAGGGGCCGTGAACGTAACCTCGGCCTGGTCCTGGATCTGCGAGCCATTTATCTGTCCGGTAATGACCGCTGTAGCCGTGCCCTCTGTGGAAGTGAGCATGGCGGTATAGGTGCCGTCCCCGTTGTCCGTAACCGAACCCAGGTTTCCCGCGCTGGTGGACAGGGTCACATTCTCCCCGCCCGACTGTATGCGGTCGCCGTTCTGGTCGAACAGGCTGACGGTTACGATAGATGTGCTCTCTCCGTCACCTGGAATTTCGCCGGGGAGTGCCGTGATGGTGGACCGCTCCCCGGAAGGCGGCAAGGCGAGGAAATCTACTTCTGCCAGGTCATCTACCTCCCTGTCGTTTACTTCGGCCGTAACGATAGCGGTTTCAGGTTCCTCGGCAGAGGTCAGGGGTGCTGTATAACTGCCGTCTCCGTGATCGGTCACCTCGCCGAGCGTGCCATCGGTGGTGGTAAGATCCACCTCGGCGCCTCCCGTCTGCCGGCGATCGCCGTCTTCGTCATAGAGCACCACCACGATCTCCGAGGTACTGGATCCGTTGGCCATGATCTCATCAGGGCTCTCCATGATAACCGTCTCATTACCCGACGGAGGCTCGGCCTCGAAATCGACCTGTGCCTCATCGGTCATCGCGCTGCCGTCCACCGTTCCGGTAACTGTGGCGGTCTCAATGCTGTTGGAAGCGGTAAGCACCGCCGAATAGGTGCCGTCCCCGTTGTCAGTCACCCCGCCGATTGAGCCGGCATCCGTGGAGAGAGCAACCGTGTTGCCGCCTGCGCTGAGCGGCGTGCCGTTCTCATCCACAAGCGTCACCGTAAGGTCCGATGTACTGGTTCCATCAGCCGGAATGGCGTTGGGATCGGCTTCAATGGTCGAGAGCGTTTTGCTGACTTCCGGATCGTCAAGCTGGAACTCAACGTTGGCCTGGTCTTCCAGCGGCGAGCCATTGACCCGACCGGTGATCGTGGCCGTTTCCTGGCTGGTGGACGAGGTCAGCACCGCCGAGTAGGTCCCGTCCCCGTTGTCCGAGACGCCGCTCAGGGAGCCCGCGTTGGTGAAGAGCGTCACGTTGTCGCCTCCGGTGCCGATGGGATCGCCCGCTTCGTCTATGAGCTGCACGGTGATGTTCGACGTGCTCGAACCGTCGGCGGGAATGGCATTGGGGGTAGCGCTTATGCTAGAGAGTTCGGTGCTGATGGGCGGGTCATGGTCGTCCTCCTCAAAGGTCACCTGGGCCTGGTCCTGCAGGGCATTGCCGTTGAACGTGCCCTGAATGGTCGCCGTCTCCTCGACCGTCGACGAGGTCAGCTCCGCTGAATAGGTGCCGTCCCCGTTGTCGGTCACCCCACTGAGGGTGCCGGCCGAGGTCGAAAGCTGCACGTTGTCCCCGCCCGAGGTGAGCTGGTCGCCCTCCTCGTTGACCAGCGTGACGGTGATATCTGAGATGCTGGCGCCGTCCGCGTTGATCGTGTTCGGGTTGGCCTCGATGGTCGACAGGCTGTCATCTATGGCCGGATCTTCTTCGGTAAATTCTACCTGGGCCTGGTCTTCCAGCGGCGAGCCATTGACCCGACCGTTGATCGTGGCCGTTTCCTGGCTGGTGGACGAGGTCAGCACCGCCGAGTAGGTCCCGTCCCCGTTGTCCGAGACGCCGCTCAGGGAGCCCGCGTTGGTGAAGAGCGTCACGTTGTCGCCTCCGGTGCCGATGGGATCGCCCGCTTCGTCTATGAGCTGCACGGTGATGTTCGACGTGCTCGAACCGTCGGCGAGAATGGCATTGGGAGTAGCACTTATGCTAGAGAGTTCGGTGCTGATGGGCGGGTCATGGTCGTCCTCCTCAAAGGTCACCTGGGCCTGGTCCTGCAGGGCATTGCCGTTGAACGTGCCCTGAATGGTCGCCGTCTCCTCGACCGTCGACGAGGTCAGCTCCGCCGAATAGGTGCCGTCCCCGTTGTCGGTCACCCCGCTGAGGGTGCCGGCCGAGGTCGAAAGCGTCACGTTATCCCCGCCCGAGGTGAGCTGGTCGCCCTCCTCGTTGACCAGCGTGACAGTGATATCCGAGATGCTGGCGCCGTCCGCGTTGATCGTGTTCGGGTTGGCCTCGATGGTCGACAGGCTGTCGTCTATGGCCGGATCATCTTCGGTAAATTCCACCTGGGCCTGGTCAACCATCGCCGAGCCGTTGACTTCGCCGTTGATAACGGCCGTCTCCTGGCTGGTGGACGAGGTAAGCTCCGCCGAATAGGTCCCGTCCCCGTTGTCGGTCACCCCGCTGAGGGTGCCGGCCGAGGTCGAAAGCGTCACGTTGTCCCCGCCCGAGGTGAGCTGGTCGCCATCCTCGTTGACCAGCGTAACGGTGACGTCCGACGTGCTCGACCCGTCGGCCGGGATGCTGTTCGGGTCGGCCTCGATGGTCGACAGGCTGTCATCTATGGCCGGATTATCTGTAAATTCCACCTGGGCCTGGTCAACCATCGCCGAGCCGTTGACTTCGCCGTTGATAACGGCCGTCTCCTGGCTGGTGGACGAGGTCAGCACCGCCGAGTAGGTCCCGTCCCCATTGTCCGAGACGCCGCTCAGGGAGCCCGCGTTGGTGAAGAGCGTCACATTGTCCCCGCCCGAGGTGAGCTGGTCGCCATCCTCGTTGACCAGGGTGACGGTGACGTCCGAGGTGCTCGACCCGTCGGCCGGGATGCTGTTCGGGTCGGCCTCGATGGTCGACAGGCTGTCGTCTATGGCCGGATCATCTGTAAATTCCACCTGGGCCTGGTCAACCATCGCCGAGCCGTTGACTTCGCCGTTGATAACGGCCGTCTCCTGGCTGGTGGACGAGGTCAGCACCGCCGAGTAGG
This genomic interval carries:
- a CDS encoding invasin domain 3-containing protein, which encodes MLTSSTSQETAVINGEVNGSAMVDQAQVEFTDDPAIDDSLSTIEADPNSIPADGSSTSDVTVTLVNEDGDQLTSGGDNVTLFTNAGSLSGVSDNGDGTYSAVLTSSTSQETAVINGEVNGSAMVDQAQVEFTDNPAIDDSLSTIEADPNSIPADGSSTSDVTVTLVNEDGDQLTSGGDNVTLSTSAGTLSGVTDNGDGTYSAELTSSTSQETAVINGEVNGSAMVDQAQVEFTEDDPAIDDSLSTIEANPNTINADGASISDITVTLVNEEGDQLTSGGDNVTLSTSAGTLSGVTDNGDGTYSAELTSSTVEETATIQGTFNGNALQDQAQVTFEEDDHDPPISTELSSISATPNAILADGSSTSNITVQLIDEAGDPIGTGGDNVTLFTNAGSLSGVSDNGDGTYSAVLTSSTSQETATINGRVNGSPLEDQAQVEFTEEDPAIDDSLSTIEANPNTINADGASISDITVTLVNEEGDQLTSGGDNVQLSTSAGTLSGVTDNGDGTYSAELTSSTVEETATIQGTFNGNALQDQAQVTFEEDDHDPPISTELSSISATPNAIPADGSSTSNITVQLIDEAGDPIGTGGDNVTLFTNAGSLSGVSDNGDGTYSAVLTSSTSQETATITGRVNGSPLEDQANVEFQLDDPEVSKTLSTIEADPNAIPADGTSTSDLTVTLVDENGTPLSAGGNTVALSTDAGSIGGVTDNGDGTYSAVLTASNSIETATVTGTVDGSAMTDEAQVDFEAEPPSGNETVIMESPDEIMANGSSTSEIVVVLYDEDGDRRQTGGAEVDLTTTDGTLGEVTDHGDGSYTAPLTSAEEPETAIVTAEVNDREVDDLAEVDFLALPPSGERSTITALPGEIPGDGESTSIVTVSLFDQNGDRIQSGGENVTLSTSAGNLGSVTDNGDGTYTAMLTSTEGTATAVITGQINGSQIQDQAEVTFTAPPPSDDHTTIEADPNAISADGESTSTLTVTLFDANGERITSSGGEVTLSTTEGTLGKVTDHGDGTYTATLTSSTRIVEAVITGRLNGGGIDDKATVQFNAGGVSIEESTITADPNAIPADGEATSEVTVVLRDAAGNRLPAGAADVIISTTLGSLGEVTDQEDGSYTATLTSEQTAETAVLTATADGEDIDDQAEVIFQAGDLFTCEVQNLYPNPFSGQITFKLSVPDDGNVRLRLWDILGQRVATPLDREVSAGVHEVSVNGSHLSSGVYIYRYICPRRGQMDTGQVTKVGGG
- a CDS encoding VWA domain-containing protein, producing MIWQNIHYLWFLLLIPALAAGIWWYRRKLHKKREQYFEDSLFEKLRRGYWDTGETIQSASLYLGLLFLAIALAGPKIGTEVREVQRQGVDLLVALDLSASMNAEDIRPSRLDKAKYEISRLVDRLEGDRVGLVVFTGDAYLQSPMTLDYSAMRLFLDIVDSDQMPSTSTDFSAAMETARQAFESIDEESGSTEAAKVMLILSDGENHGEGYSQELEALTSMGVSIYTVGIGTTAGANIPLYDASGSLIGNKRDAQGQVVTTRLEPQVLRDIAGQGDGEYYAIETGGESIDGFLGRLDELQQGEFASQEYADYKNQYQWLAGIGLAFLVVSMGVSNYRKR
- the porV gene encoding type IX secretion system outer membrane channel protein PorV encodes the protein MIYLKKTTRLLATVALLIAAVPTGSMAQVGITSVPFLQIEPDSRAAGMGNTGVAIADNASAVFWNPAGLGFQRGSQVSITHSEWLPKFNADLFYDYLVGKTYLGGSTTLGAHITYLNLGEQINTDAGGNNLGRFNSYEFSGGVSVGTQLNANWSLGTGVRFIYSSLASGTTVNSQQVDPGSSIGVDLATMYRSPAFAFFGNEANVNLGLNLSNVGPGINYTENAEKDPLPTTFRIGWALTTELDPEGINTLTLSNDISKVLARVDDGGEPHGMFESLVSSWGPYTRETGQGTATLNTFQQFMYAAGLEYWYNELFAVRGGYYYEDPNNGDRQFFTLGAGLRYKFFGVDFSYIHTLEEEHPLANTMRFSLLLNM